A region from the Campylobacter blaseri genome encodes:
- a CDS encoding potassium/proton antiporter produces the protein MTTHFIIVGILFIVSVFSSKLSDKYGIPALLIFLIVGMLAGSDGILKLDFDNAKLAGDLGTVALVFILFAGGLDTSYKAIKPIMKSGFILATLGVLITAFVLSFFIYFVLDFTFLESFLLACIISSTDAAAVFAILRSKGIVLKNNIGELLEFESGSNDPMAIFLTMTVISIIAAPKFPETSDLIKSLALQFIIGGLLGYLFGVILPSLINKIKLSAWGLYPVLIMAMVIFLFGITEELGGNGYIAVYTAGIITNKREFVHKRNLIGFFDGISWLMQVLIFLTLGLLVFPTHLPEVALIGVVIALFLMFVARPVSVFIGLAFSKFNYKEKLFTSWVGLRGVVPIILATYPIAEGINNAHMMFNIVFVMVLVSVMFQGGTLGWAASFFDIKDENYNPNFHLPNKPIFYGGLRQFTIPKGSKFIGHNLAEMDIDDDFLILLIKRDNESFKPGGSYIFEENDLLLIHCTDINKYNNIISLLRKKKLA, from the coding sequence TTGACAACTCATTTTATTATAGTAGGCATACTCTTTATTGTTAGTGTTTTTTCAAGTAAACTATCTGATAAGTATGGAATTCCTGCTTTGTTGATATTTTTAATAGTAGGAATGCTTGCTGGAAGCGATGGAATTTTAAAACTTGATTTTGATAATGCAAAATTAGCAGGTGATTTAGGAACAGTGGCTTTAGTATTTATACTATTTGCTGGAGGGCTTGATACATCATATAAAGCAATTAAGCCCATAATGAAATCAGGGTTTATTTTGGCTACTTTAGGGGTTTTAATTACCGCTTTTGTTTTAAGTTTTTTTATATATTTTGTTTTAGATTTTACATTCTTAGAGAGCTTTTTACTAGCTTGTATTATAAGCTCAACCGATGCTGCTGCTGTTTTTGCCATACTTCGTTCAAAAGGAATTGTTTTAAAAAACAACATAGGCGAACTTTTAGAATTTGAAAGCGGTAGTAACGACCCTATGGCAATTTTTCTTACTATGACTGTAATTAGCATTATAGCTGCTCCTAAATTTCCTGAAACTTCTGATTTGATAAAAAGTTTGGCTTTGCAGTTTATTATAGGCGGGCTTTTGGGATATCTTTTTGGGGTTATTTTGCCAAGTTTAATAAACAAGATAAAGCTTAGTGCATGGGGATTGTATCCAGTTCTTATAATGGCTATGGTTATATTTTTATTTGGCATAACTGAGGAACTAGGTGGAAATGGCTATATAGCTGTTTATACAGCTGGAATTATTACAAATAAAAGAGAGTTTGTTCATAAAAGAAATTTAATAGGCTTTTTTGATGGAATTTCATGGCTTATGCAGGTTTTAATATTTTTAACATTAGGACTCTTAGTATTTCCAACACATCTTCCAGAAGTGGCACTAATAGGTGTTGTTATAGCTCTTTTTTTAATGTTTGTTGCAAGACCAGTTAGTGTTTTTATAGGACTTGCTTTTTCAAAATTTAACTATAAAGAGAAACTTTTTACATCTTGGGTTGGGCTTAGAGGAGTTGTTCCAATCATTCTTGCAACATATCCAATAGCAGAAGGCATAAACAATGCACATATGATGTTTAATATTGTTTTTGTTATGGTTTTGGTTTCTGTTATGTTTCAAGGAGGGACATTAGGATGGGCTGCTTCGTTTTTTGATATAAAAGATGAGAATTATAATCCAAATTTCCATCTTCCAAATAAGCCTATTTTTTATGGAGGCTTAAGGCAATTTACCATACCAAAAGGGTCTAAATTTATAGGACATAACCTTGCTGAAATGGATATAGATGATGATTTTTTAATACTTTTAATAAAAAGGGATAACGAGAGTTTTAAACCAGGTGGTTCATATATTTTTGAAGAAAATGATCTGCTATTAATACATTGTACAGATATTAATAAATATAATAACATTATATCTTTACTTAGAAAAAAAAAGTTAGCATAA
- a CDS encoding DnaJ C-terminal domain-containing protein: MSDSLYETLGVSKDASTDEIKKAYRRLARKYHPDINKEPEAEAKFKEINGAYEILSDENKRRQYDMHGDSMFGGQNFEDFARNTQSMGDLNDILRSIFGGGFSSGGFSSGGFSTGFGGFSENLDINARLSIDFDFAVLGGEKEINISGQRIKIKIPAGIRDGEKLRIKGKGKKSQQSSEVGDIMLNIVVEPSSVYTADGDDLYKDIDIPLKTAWFGGTIGVDTYKKDVNIKIVPNTKNGQRIRLKGYGIQNRKTKIYGDLYLKTNVVLPDIKELDSELVKILKEKL; encoded by the coding sequence ATGAGTGATAGTCTATATGAAACTTTGGGTGTAAGCAAAGATGCAAGTACTGATGAGATAAAAAAAGCGTATAGAAGACTTGCAAGAAAATACCACCCAGATATCAACAAAGAACCAGAAGCAGAAGCTAAATTTAAAGAGATTAATGGTGCATATGAAATTTTAAGCGATGAAAACAAAAGAAGACAATACGATATGCACGGAGATAGCATGTTTGGTGGTCAAAATTTTGAAGACTTTGCTAGAAATACACAAAGTATGGGGGATTTAAACGATATCCTTAGGAGTATTTTTGGTGGTGGCTTTAGTAGCGGTGGCTTTAGTAGCGGAGGTTTCTCTACAGGATTTGGTGGATTTTCTGAAAATTTAGACATAAATGCAAGACTATCTATTGATTTTGATTTTGCAGTACTTGGCGGTGAAAAAGAGATAAATATAAGTGGCCAAAGAATTAAAATTAAAATTCCAGCTGGCATTAGAGATGGTGAAAAGTTGCGCATTAAAGGAAAAGGAAAAAAATCACAACAAAGTAGTGAAGTTGGTGATATAATGCTTAATATAGTTGTTGAGCCAAGTAGTGTTTATACAGCAGATGGAGATGATCTTTATAAAGATATTGATATACCTTTGAAAACCGCTTGGTTTGGTGGAACTATTGGTGTAGATACATATAAAAAAGATGTAAATATCAAAATCGTACCAAATACAAAAAATGGACAAAGAATTAGATTAAAAGGGTATGGGATTCAAAACAGAAAAACAAAAATCTATGGCGATTTGTATTTAAAAACGAATGTAGTACTTCCAGATATTAAAGAACTTGACAGTGAGCTAGTTAAAATTCTTAAAGAAAAATTATAA
- the cysK gene encoding cysteine synthase A codes for MNIANNIVELIGNTPLIKINSFSKNATILAKAEFMNPSGSVKDRAAYAMIKDALDKGSIDKNSTLIEPTSGNTGVGLAMVCAKLGLKLILTMPSSMSMERRMLLKAYGAKLVLTEPSLGMQGAVDESIKLKNETLNSFIPSQFENPANPDIHKKTTAREILKDTDGKVDIFVAGFGTGGTISGVGKILKEHNPNIKIIAVEPASSPLVSEGKAGPHKIQGIGANFIPKNFDKNAIDEVITVSNEDAFNTARKLATDEGVLVGISSGANVFAANLVASKDENKDKTIVTILCDSGERYLSTGLFE; via the coding sequence ATGAATATAGCAAATAACATAGTTGAATTAATTGGCAATACACCATTAATTAAGATAAATAGCTTTTCAAAAAATGCAACAATTTTAGCAAAAGCTGAGTTTATGAACCCATCAGGTTCGGTAAAAGATAGAGCTGCATATGCTATGATAAAAGATGCATTGGATAAAGGGTCAATAGATAAAAACTCAACTTTAATTGAGCCAACAAGTGGAAACACAGGTGTTGGACTTGCAATGGTTTGTGCAAAACTTGGGCTTAAACTTATTTTAACTATGCCAAGCTCTATGAGTATGGAAAGAAGAATGCTTTTAAAAGCCTATGGTGCAAAACTTGTTTTAACTGAGCCTAGTCTTGGAATGCAAGGGGCGGTTGATGAGAGTATAAAACTAAAAAATGAAACTTTAAATTCATTCATACCATCACAATTTGAAAATCCTGCAAACCCAGATATCCATAAAAAAACAACAGCAAGAGAGATTTTAAAAGATACAGATGGCAAGGTTGATATTTTTGTAGCTGGGTTTGGAACTGGTGGAACTATAAGTGGTGTTGGAAAAATTTTAAAAGAGCATAATCCAAATATAAAAATTATAGCAGTTGAACCTGCAAGTTCTCCTTTAGTAAGTGAAGGAAAAGCTGGTCCACATAAAATTCAAGGTATAGGTGCAAATTTCATACCTAAAAACTTTGATAAAAATGCCATAGATGAAGTTATAACCGTAAGCAATGAAGATGCATTTAACACAGCTAGAAAACTTGCAACAGATGAGGGAGTTTTAGTTGGAATTTCAAGTGGGGCAAATGTATTTGCTGCAAATTTAGTAGCCTCTAAAGATGAAAATAAAGATAAAACTATAGTTACAATATTGTGCGATAGTGGTGAAAGATATCTTTCAACAGGACTTTTTGAATAA
- a CDS encoding class I SAM-dependent methyltransferase, with the protein MDSCIVCGSEKLFFIKTNFGICYHCKNCNFIFKDRKEMLSLDNELNVYNNHNNSFYDKSYVEYFYDFLNKAVFPFYKEGKTAFDFGSGPSPVLATILKTYHNFNVDIYDKFYSPKKVYLGKKYSLITSTEVLEHIKNPIEAFLIFKSLMDKDSILAIMTSYHPNSYEDFKSWYYIRDKTHISFYSLQTMQYIADKFDLEIVFSDKKRYTTFKLKS; encoded by the coding sequence ATGGATAGTTGTATAGTTTGTGGCAGTGAAAAGCTATTTTTTATAAAAACGAATTTTGGAATCTGCTATCACTGTAAAAACTGCAATTTTATATTTAAAGATAGAAAAGAGATGCTAAGCCTAGATAATGAGTTAAATGTATACAATAACCACAATAACTCTTTTTATGATAAATCCTATGTTGAGTATTTTTATGATTTTTTAAACAAAGCTGTATTTCCTTTTTATAAAGAGGGTAAAACTGCTTTTGATTTTGGAAGTGGTCCAAGCCCAGTATTAGCTACTATCTTAAAAACATATCATAATTTTAATGTAGATATATATGATAAATTTTACTCTCCAAAAAAAGTTTATTTAGGTAAAAAATACTCACTAATCACATCCACAGAGGTTTTAGAACATATAAAAAACCCAATTGAGGCTTTTTTAATATTTAAAAGCCTTATGGATAAAGATAGCATTTTAGCAATTATGACATCATATCATCCAAATTCATATGAGGATTTTAAATCTTGGTACTATATAAGAGATAAAACACATATATCATTTTATTCACTACAAACAATGCAGTATATAGCTGATAAATTTGACCTTGAAATAGTATTTTCAGATAAAAAAAGATACACAACTTTTAAACTAAAAAGTTAA
- a CDS encoding cation:proton antiporter, translating into MELFLEIFLVITALAIVLNVIFKLFDIPTIIGYIVTGIAISHMYDMGNREEIAHVAEFGIVFLMFTIGLEFSFKHLMSMKKEVFINGGLQFLITSAFITLLVLRAFDTMSLEISIIIACSLALSSTAIVLKILNDTGKISQAYGKKTLGILLFQDLAVIPILLMVDFFASSGDVEIEILVLKTLVSVVIVVSLLFFIGKYVFNSFFHTILKTDSHEIFIASVLFIVIGSSFLSHSFGFSYSLGAFIAGMLIAETSHKHAIEADLIPFRDILLGLFFITIGMQIDFEIIANNWGLVLFLLIGVMTLKAVVVYVIIKFQVRRRIAIKTSLSLCQVGEFALAILALMGTKDLLDRETSGILIAVIVISMFLTPFILNNLNRIANKFENEMPTENEDVYIQPQTIKDHFIIAGYGRLGQMIVQELKQKNLKYVVLESDLSLVELGRSRGENVYLGNIIDKQTLKEAGIDNAYSIIVAIANEQKLEIVAELLKSMKLGIDIFIRYTGSEKKDLFKNFDNNFHFIKEERAIAQLMLSRALKEKDKIS; encoded by the coding sequence GTGGAACTGTTTTTAGAAATTTTCTTAGTTATAACCGCCCTTGCTATTGTTTTAAATGTTATATTTAAACTATTTGATATACCAACTATTATAGGATATATCGTAACAGGTATAGCTATTTCTCATATGTATGATATGGGAAATAGAGAAGAGATAGCCCATGTTGCTGAGTTTGGTATAGTGTTTTTAATGTTTACTATAGGGCTTGAGTTTAGCTTTAAACATCTAATGAGTATGAAAAAAGAGGTTTTTATCAATGGTGGGTTACAGTTTTTAATAACCTCGGCTTTCATAACACTGCTTGTGCTTAGGGCATTTGATACTATGAGCTTAGAGATTAGTATAATTATAGCTTGCTCATTAGCCCTTTCTTCAACTGCCATTGTTCTTAAAATTTTAAATGATACTGGTAAAATAAGTCAAGCTTATGGAAAAAAGACACTTGGCATACTTTTATTTCAGGATTTAGCAGTTATTCCTATACTTTTAATGGTTGATTTTTTCGCATCATCTGGCGATGTAGAGATCGAGATACTTGTTTTAAAAACATTAGTTAGTGTTGTTATTGTTGTATCGTTGCTCTTTTTTATAGGAAAATATGTTTTTAATAGTTTTTTTCATACTATTTTAAAGACCGATTCTCATGAAATTTTTATAGCTTCTGTTTTGTTTATAGTTATAGGCTCTAGCTTTTTATCTCACTCTTTTGGATTTTCATACTCTCTTGGTGCATTTATAGCAGGAATGCTAATAGCAGAAACTAGCCATAAACATGCTATTGAAGCGGATTTGATTCCATTTAGAGATATTCTTTTAGGACTGTTTTTTATAACTATTGGTATGCAAATTGATTTTGAGATTATAGCTAACAATTGGGGGTTAGTTTTATTTTTACTAATAGGGGTTATGACTTTAAAAGCAGTTGTGGTTTATGTAATTATTAAATTTCAAGTAAGAAGAAGGATAGCCATTAAAACATCGCTATCTCTATGTCAGGTTGGTGAGTTTGCACTTGCTATTTTAGCTCTTATGGGCACAAAAGATTTATTAGATAGAGAAACTAGTGGGATTTTAATAGCTGTTATTGTTATATCTATGTTTTTAACCCCATTTATATTAAATAATTTAAATAGAATAGCTAACAAATTTGAAAACGAAATGCCAACTGAAAACGAAGATGTGTATATACAACCTCAAACTATAAAAGATCACTTTATAATAGCTGGATATGGTAGACTTGGGCAGATGATCGTCCAAGAGTTAAAGCAGAAAAATTTAAAATATGTTGTTCTTGAGAGTGATCTTAGCTTGGTTGAACTTGGAAGAAGTAGAGGAGAGAATGTGTATCTAGGAAATATAATAGATAAACAAACTCTAAAAGAAGCAGGCATTGATAATGCTTATTCTATTATTGTAGCAATAGCAAATGAGCAAAAACTTGAAATTGTTGCTGAGCTTTTAAAATCTATGAAACTTGGGATTGATATATTTATAAGGTACACAGGAAGCGAAAAGAAAGATTTATTTAAGAATTTTGATAACAACTTCCATTTTATAAAAGAAGAAAGAGCTATCGCTCAACTTATGTTAAGTAGGGCATTAAAAGAAAAAGATAAAATAAGTTAA
- a CDS encoding sodium-dependent transporter: protein MNSKFSKIGFILAVVGSAVGLGNSWKFPTLVGQNGGSAFILLYIILTICVGFTIFLAELYIGKASEKDPINAYKTLAPKYKKSWSMVGFTSIGALLIVSFYSIIIGWIVKYFYLSFSALPKDIQTSKEVFENLLFNDYISQILCFTITFLISFFIVSKGIINGIEKLNVWIMPTLFLILFGMLCYSASMSGFNDAFKFLFFPDFSAITTNSVLYALGMAFFSLSIGAGSIITYSASLSDDTNFVTSTISIIIINVIIGLMMGLIVFTFIFEFGADPSQQGPGLIFISLTTLFSNLGVLGNILAVLFFISLFFAGLTSAVSMIEPFAFYLINQYGFSRKKSLILIGSVVYILGTICILSYIGYTKEYFTFFGKSFFDILDYLASNIIMPLGGLFAAIFVGYILNRRDLEEFFYKYMSKKMFKLWYFFLRYVSIIAVIVIMFNLLVG from the coding sequence TTGAATAGTAAATTTTCTAAAATAGGGTTTATTTTAGCAGTTGTAGGAAGTGCTGTTGGGCTTGGAAATTCATGGAAATTTCCAACATTGGTTGGACAAAATGGGGGTTCTGCTTTTATACTTTTATATATCATTTTAACTATTTGTGTGGGTTTTACTATATTTTTAGCAGAGCTTTATATAGGTAAAGCTAGTGAAAAAGATCCTATAAATGCATATAAAACTCTTGCACCAAAATATAAAAAATCGTGGTCAATGGTTGGATTTACATCAATTGGTGCACTTTTAATAGTTTCATTTTATAGCATAATAATAGGCTGGATAGTAAAGTATTTTTATCTAAGTTTTTCAGCATTGCCAAAAGATATACAAACTAGCAAAGAAGTATTTGAAAATCTTTTATTTAATGACTATATAAGTCAAATTTTGTGCTTTACTATAACCTTTTTAATCTCATTTTTTATTGTTTCAAAAGGCATTATAAATGGTATAGAAAAATTAAATGTTTGGATTATGCCAACTCTATTTTTGATTTTATTTGGAATGCTTTGTTATTCTGCTAGTATGAGTGGATTTAATGATGCTTTTAAATTTCTATTTTTCCCAGATTTTTCAGCTATAACTACAAACTCAGTTTTGTATGCTCTTGGAATGGCATTTTTTAGTCTTTCCATTGGTGCTGGTTCTATTATAACTTACTCAGCAAGTTTGTCTGATGATACAAATTTTGTAACAAGTACGATTTCAATTATAATCATAAATGTAATCATAGGTTTAATGATGGGTTTAATAGTATTTACTTTTATATTTGAATTTGGAGCAGACCCTTCACAGCAAGGTCCGGGGCTTATATTTATCTCATTAACTACTCTTTTTTCAAATTTGGGAGTTTTGGGAAATATTTTAGCGGTTTTATTTTTTATATCGCTGTTTTTTGCTGGGCTTACAAGTGCAGTTTCTATGATAGAGCCATTTGCTTTTTATCTTATAAATCAATATGGTTTTAGTAGAAAAAAATCTTTAATTTTAATTGGAAGTGTTGTATATATCTTAGGAACTATTTGCATTTTATCTTACATTGGCTATACAAAAGAGTATTTTACATTTTTCGGAAAAAGCTTTTTTGATATACTTGATTATCTAGCTTCTAATATAATTATGCCGCTTGGTGGACTTTTTGCAGCAATTTTTGTTGGATATATTTTAAATAGAAGAGATTTGGAAGAGTTTTTTTACAAATATATGAGCAAAAAAATGTTTAAACTATGGTATTTTTTCTTAAGATATGTTTCAATAATCGCTGTTATAGTAATTATGTTTAATTTATTGGTAGGTTGA
- a CDS encoding O-acetylhomoserine aminocarboxypropyltransferase/cysteine synthase family protein, translating to MKKETIATHYGYNQKNDIGAMAVPIYLTTAFDFGTSERAADRFCLKDLGPIYSRLTNPTVDVLESRLAKLEGGSAALAVSSGQAATFTAIINLAGAGDNIIVAEKVYGGTATLTMHSLKRFGIEARLFDSENPQNLRDLIDEKTKCIFFETISNPQISIANIDEIVKIAKEFNIVTIADNTVATPILYNPLKDGVDVVVHSASKYISGQGLSIAGAVVASKELNQKLKANPRYEHFNTPDESYHGLVYADLVDSFDIFILRAKFGILRDFGMTLSPFNAFQLIQGLETLSIRVKKHSKNAKKVAKFLQNHPKVKRVIYPALKEQNGYDIVKSKFKDGMASGLLAFELEDFESAKKVSNKVEIFSVVVNIGDTKSIITHPASTTHSQLSKEELENSGISQGLIRLSIGLENAKDLIKDLEQALEEI from the coding sequence ATGAAAAAAGAGACTATAGCAACCCATTATGGGTATAATCAAAAAAATGATATCGGTGCAATGGCAGTTCCAATTTATCTAACAACTGCATTTGACTTTGGAACAAGCGAGCGAGCTGCTGATAGATTTTGCCTTAAAGATTTGGGTCCAATATATTCAAGACTTACAAATCCAACTGTTGATGTTTTAGAAAGTAGACTAGCCAAGTTAGAAGGCGGAAGTGCAGCACTTGCTGTATCAAGCGGTCAAGCAGCAACTTTTACAGCAATCATTAACCTAGCTGGAGCTGGAGATAACATCATAGTTGCAGAAAAAGTTTATGGAGGAACTGCAACTCTTACAATGCATAGTTTAAAAAGGTTTGGCATTGAAGCAAGGCTTTTTGATAGTGAAAATCCTCAGAATTTAAGAGATTTGATAGATGAAAAAACAAAATGTATCTTTTTTGAGACTATTTCAAATCCTCAAATTTCAATCGCAAATATTGATGAGATAGTTAAAATAGCAAAAGAGTTTAATATTGTAACCATAGCTGATAACACAGTTGCAACTCCTATTTTATACAACCCTTTAAAAGATGGTGTTGATGTTGTGGTTCATAGTGCAAGCAAATACATAAGCGGACAAGGACTTAGCATAGCTGGAGCTGTTGTTGCAAGTAAAGAGCTAAACCAAAAACTAAAAGCTAACCCTAGATACGAACACTTTAACACTCCTGATGAGAGTTATCATGGACTAGTTTATGCTGATTTGGTTGATAGTTTTGATATATTTATTTTAAGGGCTAAATTTGGAATTTTAAGAGACTTTGGTATGACTCTTTCTCCATTTAATGCTTTTCAGCTAATTCAAGGACTTGAGACACTTAGCATAAGAGTTAAAAAACACTCTAAAAATGCCAAAAAAGTGGCTAAGTTCTTACAAAATCACCCAAAAGTAAAAAGGGTAATTTACCCAGCACTTAAAGAGCAAAATGGGTATGATATAGTAAAAAGCAAATTTAAAGATGGTATGGCAAGTGGGCTTTTGGCATTTGAACTTGAAGATTTTGAAAGTGCAAAAAAAGTTTCAAACAAGGTAGAAATTTTTTCAGTTGTTGTAAACATAGGCGATACAAAATCAATAATAACCCACCCTGCAAGCACAACTCACTCTCAACTTAGCAAAGAGGAGTTAGAAAATAGTGGAATTTCACAGGGTCTTATAAGACTTAGCATTGGTTTAGAAAATGCAAAAGATTTGATAAAAGATTTAGAACAAGCTTTGGAGGAGATATAA
- a CDS encoding heat shock protein transcriptional repressor HspR has protein sequence MKNYEEPVYLISVVAKVLEIHPQTLRQYEREGLVEPGRTEGRMRLYSQKDVDRIKMILRLTRDLGVNLAGVDVILQLKEQIEEHIREIDELKEELSKLNQSSTKRSLVKRRTNFDLIFYDDSKAN, from the coding sequence TTGAAAAATTATGAAGAACCCGTTTATTTGATAAGTGTAGTTGCTAAAGTTTTAGAAATTCATCCACAAACATTAAGACAATATGAAAGAGAGGGTCTTGTTGAACCTGGTAGAACCGAAGGTAGGATGAGACTATATTCTCAAAAAGATGTTGATAGAATTAAGATGATTTTAAGACTAACAAGAGATTTAGGTGTAAACTTAGCTGGTGTTGATGTGATTTTACAACTTAAAGAGCAGATAGAGGAGCATATAAGAGAGATTGACGAATTAAAGGAGGAGCTATCAAAATTAAATCAAAGCTCAACAAAAAGATCACTAGTAAAAAGAAGAACTAATTTTGATTTAATTTTTTATGATGACAGTAAGGCTAATTAG
- a CDS encoding sodium-dependent transporter, with product MKENFTKIGFILSVAGGAVGLGNAWKFPTLVGQNGGFAFIILYLAITLTIGFAIFLGEILMGRLSQSDPVNAYRTLAVKNKERWKNAGFLAIGGILVLSFYLVILGWVARYVYVSFLPLPADINEAKAFFGNVVLGDIKGSLFFFFIAFILTLFVVSRGVKSGIERLNIYMMPTLFVMLLAMLLFSMSINGFGDAFKFLFYIDFSKIGMHSVLDALGLSFFTLCLGIGCILTYAASLDDDTNVITSSFYIVIINILIGIMMGLIVFTFIFEFGADPSQQGAGLVFFSLITLFAKFGIVGNILAFVFFLSLFFAGITSAISMIEPFTFYLVNEYKISRVKALSVIGVFILILSVSCIISLNPSYGHYMTFSKKSFFDILDYLTSNIMLPVGSILSAIFVGFFIPKIKVENFFKQYVKSKKVFEIWYFTLRFIAPIAIVVIMVRQMFFS from the coding sequence ATGAAAGAAAATTTTACAAAAATAGGCTTTATACTCTCAGTTGCAGGTGGTGCAGTTGGACTTGGTAATGCTTGGAAATTTCCAACACTTGTTGGACAAAATGGTGGTTTTGCATTTATAATTTTGTATTTGGCAATCACATTAACCATTGGTTTTGCTATATTTTTAGGCGAAATTTTAATGGGAAGGCTTAGTCAAAGTGATCCAGTAAATGCATATAGAACTTTAGCTGTGAAAAATAAGGAGAGATGGAAAAATGCTGGATTTTTAGCTATTGGCGGAATACTTGTTTTATCTTTTTATTTAGTCATTCTTGGCTGGGTTGCTAGATATGTTTATGTATCTTTTTTGCCACTTCCTGCTGACATAAATGAAGCAAAAGCATTTTTTGGAAATGTTGTATTAGGAGATATTAAAGGTAGTCTGTTTTTCTTTTTTATTGCTTTTATTTTAACGCTTTTTGTAGTATCAAGAGGGGTCAAAAGTGGGATTGAAAGACTAAATATCTATATGATGCCAACTCTGTTTGTAATGCTTTTAGCTATGCTTTTATTTTCTATGAGTATTAATGGTTTTGGTGATGCTTTTAAGTTTTTATTTTATATTGATTTTAGTAAAATTGGTATGCACTCTGTTTTAGATGCTTTGGGATTATCTTTTTTTACATTGTGCTTAGGAATTGGCTGTATATTAACATATGCTGCTTCACTTGATGATGATACAAATGTCATAACAAGCTCTTTTTATATCGTTATAATCAACATCTTAATTGGTATTATGATGGGGCTTATAGTTTTTACATTTATATTTGAGTTTGGAGCAGATCCTTCACAACAAGGGGCGGGGCTAGTCTTTTTCTCGCTTATAACTTTGTTTGCTAAATTTGGTATAGTTGGAAATATTTTGGCTTTTGTATTCTTTTTATCACTATTTTTTGCAGGAATTACCTCAGCTATCTCCATGATAGAGCCTTTTACATTTTATCTTGTAAATGAGTATAAAATTTCAAGGGTAAAAGCACTGAGTGTCATAGGGGTTTTTATTTTAATATTAAGTGTATCTTGTATAATATCTCTAAACCCAAGCTATGGACATTATATGACTTTTAGCAAAAAAAGCTTTTTTGATATACTAGACTACCTTACTTCAAATATAATGCTTCCAGTTGGTTCTATACTTAGTGCGATATTTGTTGGCTTTTTTATACCAAAAATTAAAGTTGAAAATTTCTTTAAACAATATGTAAAAAGTAAAAAAGTATTTGAAATTTGGTATTTTACACTTAGATTTATTGCCCCAATTGCAATAGTTGTGATAATGGTAAGGCAGATGTTTTTTAGTTAG